The window CCTATCCGAACGGCGTGCATGTCGTCGAGGTCGAGATCGAAACCGACACAGGCTTGACGCGCGTGGTGAAGTACAACGCGGTCAACGATTTCGGTACCGTGCTCAACCCGCTGCTGGTCGAAGGCCAGGTGCAGGGCGGCATCGTGCAGGGTCTCGGTCAGGTCCTGCTCGAAGGCGTCGTCTATGACGATGCGGGCCAGCTCGTCACCGGTTCTTTTATGGACTACGCCATGCCGCGTGCCCACGACGCGCCGATGATCGCCGTCGATAACCGTCCGGTACCGACCAAGACCAACCCGCTCGGCTCCAAGGGCTGCGGCGAAGCCGGCACGTCGGGCGGCCTGCCCGCCGTCGCGAATGCGGTGATCGACGCGCTCGCCGAATTCGGCATCAAGCATCTCGACATGCCGATGACGTCGTCGAAGATCTGGGAAGCGATCGAAAAGGCGAAGAGCGCGAAGGTGGCGTAAGCGCCCGCTCCCGGCTTAGGCTCCGCTCCCCCGGGTTACCGGCACAGTCTCTTATCCCTCCCCGTCTTCGGGGAGGGATAAGCGCAAGCTCCGCGACCTTCTTGCCCCACGCTGCATAGACACCCTGCCCGAAAGACGTTTGATTGACGGTTCGGGCCGCGATAAATCATAAGAACTGCCGGGAAGAAACGCCGATGACCCAACTGACCGACGCGCCGCCGACGCGGGGCGCGCCCGCCTCGCCGCTGCGCATGATCGGCGTGGTGTGTGCCGCGCATTTCATGTCGCACTACTTCATCATCATCCTGGCGCCGCTGCTGCCTTTCGTGCGCGCCGAGTATAACGTCAGTTACACCGAGATCGGCCTGGCGCTCACCACCTTCAACATCGTCTCCACGCTGCTGCAGACGCCCGCCGGCTTTCTGATCGACCGCCTCGGCGCGCGCCTCCTGCTGGTCGCAGGGCTGGTGCTCGGCAGCATGGCCTTTCTGCTCGCCGGCTTCGTCAACTCGTTCTGGTTTCTGGTGGCGATGTTCGCCCTCGCCGGCATCGGCAACACCGTCTATCACCCGGCCGATTATGCGCTGCTGTCGCGGCACGTCCCGGCGCAGCGCATCGGCCAGGCCTTCTCGATACACACCTTTTCCGGCGTCCTCGGTTCGGCGGTGGCGCCGCCGACGCTGCTGCTGATGCAGAGCGCATGGGGCTGGCGCGGCGCTTTCATCGGCGCCGGCATCATGGGCCTCGTTGTCGCTTTGGCGGTGCTGATGGTGCGGGAACAGGCGTCTGCCACGCCGGCCACACCGAAGCCTGGCGCGGCGCGCGACGGCAAGTCGGCGAGCTGGGACCTGCTGCTGTCACCGCCGATCCTGCTCAATCTTGTGTTCTTCATCCTGATTGCCGTGATGAACAGCGGCATGAGCAATTACTCGGTGGTCGCGCTCGGCGCGCTGTACGGAACGCCGGTGACGATTGCCAATACGGCGCTTACCGCGATGCTGACGCTCTCGGCCATCGGCGTGCTCGCCGGCGGCCTGCTGGTGACCCGTACGGCGCTGCATTCGACCGTGGCCGCGCTCGGCATCGCCGGCGCCGCCGTCGCGGCGGCCCTGATCGCCACGTTCGACTTCGGCACTCTGCTGCTGATTGCGGTGATGGCTGCGCAGGGCTTCTCGACCGGCATCATCGCGCCGTCGCGCGACATGATCGTGCGCGACGCCACCCCGGAAGGCTCCTTCGGCAAGGTGTTCGGCTTCGTCACCACCGGCTTCAATCTCGGCGGCATCGTCGCGCCGGTAATTTTCGGTGCGCTGATGGACGCCGGCAACCCGCGGCTGGTGTTCGTCGTTGTGGCGGCCGCCGCCCTGATCGCCATCCTGACCGTGACGACGCTGCCGAAGCGGCCCCGGGAGGCCGCATAAGTCCCTGACAACGCTGGCTTAAGGATTTTGCAATTCGGCGCGAGCGCGGGCTTGTCAAATCGGCCGAATTGTCCCATGTGAAGGCGCGGCGCGCGGGTTTCTTACCCGCTGGGCGGCCTCGCAAAGGTCCCCGCCCGCCCCTGCTGGGGAATGGTGTAACGGTAGCACAACAGACTCTGACTCTGTTTGTCTAGGTTCGAATCCTAGTTCCCCAGCCAGCCTCTCCGGGCACTCGCGCAGTTCTTGGAAACAGCACGTCGGCAGCCGCATTCGGTGGCTTCGGTATTCCGAAACTCCGCGCGCAGCCGCACACATCAGACGTGCAGGAATTTATCCTTGATGTCGGGGGTCGATCTCAGTGCGGCGCTGTCGCCGCTCCAGACCACCCGTCCCTTTTCGATGACGAAATGCCGGTCGGCAAAGTCGGCGAGCGCATCGACATTCTTGTCGATGACGATGATCGACTGGCCTTCGGATTTAAGCAGTCGGAGAACGCGCCAGATTTCCTGGCGGATAAGCGGTGCCAGGCCTTCGGTTGCTTCGTCGAGAACAAGCAGCTTCGGATTTGTCAGCAGCGCGCGGCCGATCGCCAGCATCTGCTGCTCGCCACCGGATAGTTGACTGCCAAGATTTCCTTGCCGTTCCTGAAGCCGGGGAAACAGCTTGTAGACTTCGGGCACCGACCAGCGGGCCCGGCCAGCGCGCGAGGCCGCCGTGGCCACCAGATTTTCCCGCACGGTCAGCGTGGGGAAAATCCGCCGGCCTTCCGGCACGAGGCCGATGCCGGCCTGCGCTATCCGGTACGGCGGATGCGACGCCGTGAAATTCTGGCCGTCAAACCGGATCAGCCCCGCGCGCTGCTCCTGCAATCCGATGATCGAGCGAACGGTCGTGGTTTTTCCCATGCCGTTGCGGCCGAGCAACGTGACGACCTCGCCCGCCGCGACTTCGAAGGAGATGTCGAACAGGACCTGCGCCGCGCCGTAGGAGGCCTTGAGACCATGGACCTGCAAAAGCGTCTCAGGCATGCGTCTCCTCCCCGAGATAGGCCGCACGCACTTCGGCATTGGCGCGGATGTCGGCCGGCGCGCCCGCCGCGATCATCCGGCCATAGACCAGCACGCCCACGCGATCGGCCAAGGCGAATACCGCCTCCATGTCGTGCTCAATCAGCGCGATGGTGATCCTGCCCTTCAAGGCCCGCAGAAGGTTGGTGATGTTCCGCGACTCGTCGTGGCTGGTGCCGGCCAGCGGTTCATCCAGCAGCAGCAGTTTGGGCTGCGTCGCCAGCGCAATGGCAACTTCGAGCTGACGCTTCTCGCCGTGGGACAGGCTGTCGGCCGGCACGTGATGACGGCCGTCAAGCCCGACCTCGTTCAGAATGGCACGGGCGGGTTCATTGAGACCTTCGTCATTTGCCACTCGGTCGAAGAAGCGGAAACTCGAATGCCGCCGCGCCTGGATCGCGGTCGCGACATTCTCCAACGCTGTGAAACGCGGGAGGATGGACGTGATCTGAAAGGATCGGGCCAATCCGGCCTTGACGCGGTCCGGCATCGATTGCTGCGTCACGTCGACGCCATTGAACAGGATCTGGCCGGAATCCGCAGACAACATGCCGGACAGCTGGTGAATGAGCGTCGTCTTGCCGGCGCCGTTCGGCCCGATGATGGCGAACAGCTCACCTTCAGCGATGTCGAAGCTGATGTCGTTGGTGACCTTGAGGGCCCCATAGCTCTTCGAGAGTTGCTGGACGGACAGAAGCGGCTTCACAAGCGCCTCCCGGAGCCGGGGAACAGTGCGATCAGGCCGTTGCGGGCAAAGAAAACCGTCAGGATCAGCAGCGGCCCGAACACAATCGGCCAATGCTCGGTCCATTGAGCCAGGTATTCCTCACCAATGAGAAAGACCGCGGCGCCCAGAATAACCCCATGCAGACTGCCGACACCGCCAAGCACGACGATGAACATGAGCTCCGCCGAGCGCTGCCACGTCATTGTCGACGGGCTGACGAAATTGGCCTGGTTGGCGAGCAGCACACCCGCCAGAGCCGTCACCGTGCCGGCAATCACGTAGGCGCACAGCCGATACTGCATCGGTTTGAAACCGATGGCCTGCATGCGCACTTCGTTCTCCCGCGTGCCCGCGAGCACACGTCCGAAATGCGAATGCACGATTCGTCGCAGCAGCAGGTACATCGCCAACAGAAAGCCGAACGCGACGAAGTACAGAGACCGGTCGGATTTGAAGATTTCGATCCCGAACAGGTCACTCCGCGCGGACAAGGTCATACCGTCGTCTCCGCCATATTGCGCCAGTGCGGTAACGACGAAGAACAGCATCTGACCGAAGGCCAGCGTGATCATGATGAAATACGCGCCCTGCGACCGGATGGCGATAATCCCGGTCGCAAAACTGAAGATGACTCCAGCAACGAGCGCCAGCGGCACGATGATGGCGATATTGGTAATGCCATGCGCCGCGAGGATCCCGACCGCGTAAGTGCCGATGCCGAGATAGGCGGCGTGCCCCAGGCTGATCATGCCCGCCTGCCCGATCAGCAGATCCAGCGCGATCGCGGCGGTGGCAAGAATAACCACGCGCGTCATGAGCGACAGCACGTAGCTCTCGCTTCCGAGGCGCGCAATGAAGGGAACGCACAGCAGACAACCAAAGATCAGAATCGGCAGAATGACATCCGCCTTCCGGCGGAGCAGCGTGGCATCGCTTGCCGCGGACGCGGCTTTTTCCTCTGTTACAAGGCTCATCGGCGCACCGGGAAAAGGCCTGCGGGCCGTACCGCGAGTGTAGCCGCCATGAGGATGTAGACCAGCATCGGCGCCACGGCCCGGCCGCTCTGGCTCGCCGCAGCCGGATCGAGCATGAGCTTCAGCAGAGGCACGGCGATGGAGCGGCCCAGCGTTTCGACAATCCCGACAAGGATCGCGGCAATGAAAGCCCCGCGGATCGAACCGATACCGCCAACCACAATCACGACGAAAGCGAGAATCAATACGTTGTCGCCCATGCCGGGCTCGACGCTGAGCAGCGGCGCGATGATGGCGCCGGCAAACCCCGCCAGCATGGCGCCAAAGCCGAACACCAATCTGAACAGCAGCTTGATGTTCACGCCAAGAGCCGAGACCATATCGGCACTGGTCGATCCGGCGCGGATCAGCATGCCAAGCCGCGTATGGCCGACCACGACATACAGCAACGCTGCCACGGCAAGGCCGGAGGAAATGATGACGATGCGCCACACAGGATAGTTCAAGCCATCGAACAGCTCGATGGCGCCCGACAGCGCCGGCGGAATGTCGACCGAGATCGGCGAGACGCCCCAGATCATCCGCACCGCCTCGGACAGAAAGATGATGACGCCGAAAGTGGCCAGAACCTGATCAAGATGCGACCGCGAATATAGATGCCGGAATATCAACAGCTCGAGGGCCAGCCCCAGCAGCAGCGCCGCCGGCAGCGCCAGGAGTAGCCCCACCACATATGAACCCGTAGCCGCCGCGATCGTCGCCAGAAGATATGCGCCGATCATGTACTGAACGCCGTGCGCCAAATTGAGAAAGTCCATGACGCCGAAAACCAGCGTCAGGCCCGCGGCAATTAGAAATAGAATCAGGCCAAGCTGAATGCCGTTCAGCAGCTGTACCGCGGCAAGTGTTGGCGACATTCGGCACTCCGGAAAAAAGAAGCGACTGCACGCCTAAGGGCATGCAGTCGCCGGGTCGGATCAGAGAGGGCATTCGCCGACGTAGCGGTCGGCATAATTCTCGAACACCTTCTCAACGATCTGCGTCTCGAACTTGCCGTCGGCACGCTTGCCGACCTTCGTAAGGTAGAAGTCCTGAATCGGGAAGCCGTTGCGGTTGATCTTGAACGGTCCGCGCAGCGACACGAAATCCGCCTTGCGCAGCGCAGCCTGCAGGGCAGCCTTGTTGCTCAGATCGCCCTTCACCGCCTTCACCGCGGAATCGATCAGCATGATGGCGTCATAAGCCTGCATGGCGTAGGTCGCCGGCACCGCGTTGTAGGCCTTTACGTAAGCATCGACGAACTTCTGGTTCTGCGGCGTTTTGAGGTCCGGCGCCCAGTTCGAGCCGGCCTGCATGCCCAACGCAGCCTCACCTTGCGCCGGCAGAGTCGCCTCATCCACGGTGAAGGACGACAGCACCGGAATACGCGAGGCGAGTCCGGCCTGGGTGTATTGCTTGACGAAGTTGACGCCCATGCCGCCGGCGAGGAACACGAAAACCGCATCGGGCTTCATGTCAGCGATCTTTGTCAGTTCGGACTGGAAATCGAGCGTGTTGAGCGGAACGTAGTTCTCTTCGAGAATCTCGCCCTTGTAATCAATCTTGAAACCGGCGATCGCATCCTTGCCGGCCTGATAGTTGGGCGCCATCAGGTACATCTTCTTGTAGCCGCGGCTCTGTGCAACCTTGCCGGAAATCTGATGGACCTGGTCGTTCTGGTACGAGGTCGAGAAGAAATACGGGCTGCAGGACTTGCCGGCGAGTGCCGACGAACCGGCGTTCGGGCTGATGAGGATGGTCTGCGAGTCGGCGACCGGCTTGATGATCGCGCCGAGAACGTTCGACAGGATCGGGCCGACGACAAAATTCACCTTGTCGCGATCGATGAGCCCCTTGACCTTGGTGGCCGCAACATCCGGCTTGGCCTCGTCGTCAGCCACAAATACTTCGACTTCGCGTCCGCCGATCTTGCCGCCAAGTTCCTTGAGCGCCAGATCGAAACCATTCTTGGACTGCACGCCGTTGGCGGCAACCGGGGTCGAAAGTGTCAGAATAAGACCGATCTTGATCTTCTCCTGCGCAGCCGCGGGCCCAGCCACGCCGGTACAGACGGCAAGCGCGACACCTGCCCACAACGATGCAATTTTCATATTCCCTCCTGTTTTGACTCTCGTAATTGAAACGACGTCCTTAGATCATTTGACGAACGGCACTTCGTGCTCACCAGCCAGCCGCTCGACCTCGGCCGGATCTGTCAGGCCGGAAATTTTGCCGAAATAGTCGTAGAGCATGCGCGTGGGTGACACCCAGAACACGCATTTCACGGTCTTTCCCGAGCGGTTATGGATGCTGTGGGGAATGCCCTTGGGTAAGGAAACAAGGTCGCCGGGCCCGCCTTTGGCCTCGTCAGCACCGATGACGAATTCAAGATTTCCTTCAATCAGATAGATGAACTCGTCTTGCGTGTCGTGAATGTGCCGCGGCACGAAGCTGTCCGGCGGCAGCGTGGCGTGCCAGGTGAAAGACGACTCCGTCACCTGCTTGGGCACATAAGTTTGGCCCAGGATATTCCACGACTTGCCTTCGATACCTTCGTTCGCTGGCCGCACACCGGACGTGATCTTCATGTCAATATTCCTGCGTTGATCAATTGGTGTATTCGCGAATGCGCTGGATGGTCCGGGCAAACAACGGACTTTCCGACTTCTCAAGCTCAAGGATGATGTCGAAGTGGTGGAAGCCCGGCATCGCGATTTCTTCGCCGCCGAAACCCCTCGCCTTCCAGGCGTCGACGTAATCGCGGGTCTGTCGCTTGAACTCCGACGATTCCAGACCGCCGCACGTGCCGATCAGATGCGCCGTGCTGCGCGCCGGTAAATGTTCGAGCGGGCTGTTGCGACTGGCTGACGCGTGATCGAGCGACAGCGGCTCGTTGACGAAATTATGCACGAGCGGATGCAGATCATGGAGGCCGCTCACGCTCAGCGCGGCGCCGAAGACACCCTCGGGCAAACCAAACGACTGCCGCCAGCCATCGGCGAGCAGCATGCCGACGAGCTGACCGCCGGCCGAATGACCGCCGATATGAATCCGTCTTCCATCAAACCCGTAGGCTGCGGCGTTGGTGTAGAGCCAGGCGATGCTGGCGCGGACTTGCCTGACGATTTCATCCAGAGAGACCGCCGGCGCCAGCGTGTAATCGATGCTCGCCACGCTGACCCCGGCCTTCAGGAAGGCCGGCGCGACGAAGGCGTTCTCGGTCTTGTTCGAAGAGCGCCAATAGCCGCCGTGGATCCAAACGAATAGCGGACCACCCTTGGCCGCAGGGTAAAGGTCCAGCGTCTCGCCCGACGTGGGGTCGTAGACGATATCGGGGATGCGCTCGATTGTACCCAAAACGCGCGCGCTCTCGCGTTGGTAGATGGCCGCCTTGTCGAAGCCGGCGGAGAGCAACCGGGCGTCGTATTCCCGGTCCAAGAACTCGCGATCGGCATCCGAATAAATGCGCACAGCTTTGCCACCAGAATATCGGCAGCCACACCGGTCCGCCTTTCTTTAGCAAACTCCATGGGTCATCTCGTTGTCAATCATATTTTCGACGATTTGATATGTTTGCGAGAATTCGGCTGATTGCTATTTGAGCGGGACATTGCCTATATAAAGAGCTGCGGCGACATGCCTTTTGGGGATTATGAAATGAAACGCGCGACGTCCAAGTCAGCGGTCTCACAACTCCGCGCCCCCGCGGAGGCCGCCCCGGCTGTCGCCCGAAGCGGAACCTTGACCGACGAAGCGTATCGCCGGCTCCGGACCGACATTATTGGCGGCACCTTCAAACCCGGCAGCCCGCTTCGTCTCGAGGCGCTCAAAGACCGTTACGGCTTGAGCTTCTCGCCGCTTCGAGAAGCACTCAACCGTCTGCACGCCGAGCGGCTGGTTGTTTCCTCGGCGCTGCGGGGCTTCCGTGTGTCCGAATTTTCCTTGGCAGAGATGCGCGATGCGATCGAAACCCGTGTTCTCATCGACGTCGAAGGTCTCCGCCGCTCAATCGCCCGCGGCGACGACGACTGGGAAGCCGCGGTTGTCGCGGCTTTCCACGCCCTGTCTCGTTGCGCGGCACGCCTCGCCCAACTCAAACGAGAGCGAACAGTTGAAGAAGACGAAGAGCTTGAAGGACGTCACCGGGATTTTCACTTGTCGCTGGTCTCGCAATGCGGCTCTCGATGGCTCATTGATTTCTCACTGCAGCTTTATGCTCAAACCGAACGTTATCGTCGGCCGATGATGCAAAGCCAGAGCACGACACTCCCCACACGCGACATCGAAGCCGAACATCGCGCGATCATGGAAGCGGCAATCGCCCGGAATGCCAACAGTGCCGCGTTCTTGCTGGAGCAGCATTTCCGCAGAACAGGCACGATGATCGAAGAGCATCTCGGCAAGAGCGGTTACATTGAAGAGCCGGTTCGCTCCGCCGCTGGCTAGACTCGCCTGCCCGACCTCCTCGTTCGTCAGACATCCAGCACGAGTGCGGCTGTCTGCGAGCGCGAACAACAGACCGCGATCCGATCGTTGTTCGCCTTTTCGGCCGCTGTCTGTACCATGTCCCGGTGATCGGGCCGCCCTTCCAGAACCCGCGTGAGGCAGCTGCCGCAGACACCGTTGCGGCATGACGTTTCAATCTTGACGCCGGCACGGCCCAGAGCCTGAAGGATGGTCTCGTCCGCCGCCACTTCGACGGACTTGCCCGAGCGTTTGGCGACTACGGTGAACGGATCGCCATTCACATCGATTTCGGCGCCGAAGTGTTCTTGGTGGATCTGACCGGCTGCCAAGCCGGCCGCCGATGCCGCCATTTGAACGTGTTCCATATAGCCGCGCGGTCCGCATATATAAATATGGGTTTCCGCCGGCGCTGTGGCCAAGACCGCCGCGACATTGAGCATTTGCGCCGACGGCCCATCGTCGAAATGAAGCTTGATCTTGTCGCGGAATGGCGCGGCCTCAAGCTCATTCGCCCAGGCCAGCTTGGCACGGCTGCGTACCGAAACGTGCCATTCGAAGCTGCCGCCCCGCTCATGAAGATGCCATGCCATCGCGTAATGCGGCGTGAGGCCAATGCCGCCGGACAACAGCACGTGATGCGCGGCGCTTTCCGCCAGCGGAAAATGATTGCGCGGCTTCGAGATCAGAACCGGAGTGCCCGATTTGATCCATCTGTGAACAGCCTCGGACCCACCCTTCGAGTTCGGATCACGTTGCACGGCGATCTGATAGCGCCCCTTCTCCGCTCGCCCGGTGAGGGAGTACTGACGGGTCAATCCATCAGTCACGTGCAAATCGACGTGCGCGCCCGGAGTCCAGCCCGGAAACTGAACACCGTCACGGGGTTCGATCAGCAGGCTGATAATGCCGTCGGCGATCTCGTCGCGCGTGGCGACAATGCCGGCCAGCGTATTCGGTTCGGCCACCGCCACATCATTCGATGCCGCCTTGGATTTAACAAGCGATGCGAAATCCGGCACTGGAATGAAGCGGGCGTCCAGAGACGCCAGGCCGTAAATCGTATTGTTCAGCGCGATGGTCGGCTTGCCGACCTCGATCGCCTTGACGCGAGGAATCATGGCTTCAATCAGCGCGATCATCTCCATCTGCGCCAGATGCATGCCGACGCACATGTGGATGCCGCTGCCGAAGCCCAGATGCTGGCGCGGATTACGGGTGATGTCGAACTTGTCCGGATTGGGATAAACACGCTCGTCACGGTTCGCCGATGCGTACAGCATCATGACGCGCGCGTTCTCGGGGATGGTGACATCGTCGATTTGAACCGCCCGCGATGTGTGGCGGACGAAGCTCCGCACCGGCGAGCCCATGCGCACCGCTTCGTTCACGGCGTTGCGTGCCAGCTCAGGCTTGTCGCGCAACAGGGCCCATTGATCGGGATTGGTACCCAATTGATAGATCAACTGTCCCGTCGCAGAGATCGTGGTGTCGAGACTGGGATTGAGGTAGTCGCGCATGGCGACAGGCGCGAGATCCGCCGCCAGCAGACCCTGTTCGACAAGATCGAACAGTCTCCGGGTCCAGCTGCCCGGCTTGAGGTTCTCGGGATTTGACTGGCTTTGTGCAAACTTGCGCTGTTCGAGGAAAACGTCCACTGCGGCCTTGCCGCGCGCGTTCTGAGCACCGAGAAGGTCAAAGGTTGCGGCAGCCCACCGGAGCATGTTCTCGCGGCCCGAATCCGGCAGACCGACAAGGTCGCGGACAATGGTCAGAGGCAGGAAGGTCGACAAATCCTTTACCGCGTCAAACTGACCGCTGGCGATCAGGCGCTCGATCAAGCCTTCGGCCGTCGCATCCAGGAGACCGCGAATTTTCGTCAAGGCGCCGGGCAAAAGCGGCGCGGAGGTCGCAGCGCGAATGGCGCTATGTCGCTCGCCGTCCGACCCTGCAGAATTCCCGCGTGTCAGTTCATTCGCTTTGGGATCGGCGGCAACCCCCTTCCCGCTGATGAACGTGTCGTGATCGCGAAGCGCCTTACCGACCTCGTTGTGACGGGTCAGCGCGAAGTTGTCGTGCTGAGGCAGCCAAACCACCGGCCCGAGCTCACGCATCGTCGCGTAATGCGGCCACGGGTTCTGGATAAATTCATCCGAGTAGAAATCGACGTCATAGCTGGGGGCCATTTTCATCGGCGTCTCGGTCTGCGCTGCGCCCGCAAGAGTGAAAGGGTGCGGAAGGTTTTCGACGATTTCGATTTTTGTCGATAGTATGATAACTGTCAATTCCTGAGCGGAAAATTACTACCGATATTGCCTTCCTCTTAGAAAATCAGGGTTTTTTCGTCAAAAACCTCATCAAGCCAGCTTTCCTCTGGCGGACAAGCACCTTATAATCGTAAGTAGACATACAATTGAGGTTGGGGATGACCGAGCAGCTACCGGCTGATCAGGTTTCAACGCACCGCATTCACGAAATGCCGGGCCACCTCATTCGCCGGCTCCATCAGATCGCCGTTGGCTTGTTTTCGCAGGCAACCAAGTCCTGTGCCCTGACGCCGGTGCAGTATGCCGTCCTGGCCGTCCTGCAAAACAACCCCGGCATCTCGCAACGCGCCCTGGCCGACCTTGTCGCACTGGACCGGTCCACCATCGGCGAGGTCATCCTCCGGCTTGAGGAAAAAGGCTGCGTGGCAAGAGAGGCCAGCCCGACGGACAAGAGGATACGTTGCCTCACGTTGACCGAAACCGGCGTCTCTCTCTTGCAGGCGATGGACGCGCTGATGCCGCAATCCCAGATCGACGTGCTCGCCCCGCTTTCGGAGGGCGAGCAGGCGATATTCATGTATCTGTTGAAAAAACTCGTCCGGCTTAACAACGACGCCAGTCCCTCGCCGTTACGACTTAAGGCCCCGTAAGCGCGGCGTTCGCCGCACCGGCGCCGCGCGCGGCGATGCTTTAGCCCTAGACGGCGACGATGGGGTTACGCAGGAGTCCGATCTTGTCCACACAGGCCTCGACCACATCGCCAGGCCACATCCATTCCTGCGGCACCCGTCCGGCGCCGACGCCTGCAGGCGTACCCGAGGCAATGATGTCGCCCGGCTCCAGCGTCATGGCCGCCGAAATATCCGCGATCAGCGTCGGGATGTTGAAGAGCAAATGACGCGTGTTGGAGCGCTGCTTCTCGACACCATTCACGCGAAGCCATAGATCGAGATCGTGCGGATCGGGAATTTCATCGGCGGTTACGATGCAAGGCCCAAACGGCGCGAACGTGTCCTGTCCCTTGGAGTAAATCCACTGGCCCGCGCGCCGGTTGTCGCGCGCGCTGATGTCGTTCATCACGCTGTAGCCGAAGACATAGTTGAGAGCCCGGTCTACGGGAACGCGCTTGGCGGTGCGTCCGATGATGACCGCAAGTTCGACCTCCCAGTCGAGCTGTTGCGTGATGTTCTTGTTGTGCTCGATCGCGTCGCCGGGCCCAATGACCGCGGTCGGCGGCTTCGAGAAAATGACCGGCTGTTTCGGTAGATCCTTCGAAGTATCCAGCGTACGGCTGGATTCCTCGACGTGCTCTACGTAGTTGAGTCCGATGCCGAAGATATTCTTGCGGGGACGCGGAATCGGCGCCAGCAACTTGACGTCGTCGAGTGCCCGGGCGGTACCCGTCGGCCAGCGCGAACGCTTGGCCTCGAGCAGTTCCTTCAGCACCTCGATGCCGGGAGAGGAAAGATCAATGAAATCGAGCATGGAGTTTGGCAACTCCACGCCACATGACGCGCCGAGACGCGCCACATCGACGACCATCTGATCCTCGATGACGCCGAGCTGCGCCGCGTCTTCGACAGAAGCACGATACGTGACCAAACGCATTTGGATGACCTTTATTGAGAAAGAGCCGCACCTGGCCTGAAGTCAGGGATATTCATGCAATGTTTATTGTCACGGACGCCGTTACGACGCCGTCGTCGGTTGCTGAACCTCATTGGCCCTGTCGCGCACAGCTGCCGCGCCAGCGCGGCTTCGCACAATGGCTTCACGCTTGGCACGAGGAAGCACTGCGTCGACGTCGCTGAAGCCGTTCGGCGCCAGGGCCTCTACGGCGTCAATGACGCCCTCCGGACCCCCGAGGCGGTTGTTGAGTACAATCTCGGATGTCGGCGGGCGGCGCATGGCGTCGTAGGCCTGCAACGCTTCGACCGGCGACCGTGCCGACGCCAGGCAATCTGCAAGCGCCCGCGCATCGAGAATGGCCTGCGAAGCACCATTCGAACCGACCGGATA of the Undibacter mobilis genome contains:
- a CDS encoding MFS transporter, whose protein sequence is MTQLTDAPPTRGAPASPLRMIGVVCAAHFMSHYFIIILAPLLPFVRAEYNVSYTEIGLALTTFNIVSTLLQTPAGFLIDRLGARLLLVAGLVLGSMAFLLAGFVNSFWFLVAMFALAGIGNTVYHPADYALLSRHVPAQRIGQAFSIHTFSGVLGSAVAPPTLLLMQSAWGWRGAFIGAGIMGLVVALAVLMVREQASATPATPKPGAARDGKSASWDLLLSPPILLNLVFFILIAVMNSGMSNYSVVALGALYGTPVTIANTALTAMLTLSAIGVLAGGLLVTRTALHSTVAALGIAGAAVAAALIATFDFGTLLLIAVMAAQGFSTGIIAPSRDMIVRDATPEGSFGKVFGFVTTGFNLGGIVAPVIFGALMDAGNPRLVFVVVAAAALIAILTVTTLPKRPREAA
- a CDS encoding ABC transporter ATP-binding protein; translated protein: MPETLLQVHGLKASYGAAQVLFDISFEVAAGEVVTLLGRNGMGKTTTVRSIIGLQEQRAGLIRFDGQNFTASHPPYRIAQAGIGLVPEGRRIFPTLTVRENLVATAASRAGRARWSVPEVYKLFPRLQERQGNLGSQLSGGEQQMLAIGRALLTNPKLLVLDEATEGLAPLIRQEIWRVLRLLKSEGQSIIVIDKNVDALADFADRHFVIEKGRVVWSGDSAALRSTPDIKDKFLHV
- a CDS encoding ABC transporter ATP-binding protein encodes the protein MKPLLSVQQLSKSYGALKVTNDISFDIAEGELFAIIGPNGAGKTTLIHQLSGMLSADSGQILFNGVDVTQQSMPDRVKAGLARSFQITSILPRFTALENVATAIQARRHSSFRFFDRVANDEGLNEPARAILNEVGLDGRHHVPADSLSHGEKRQLEVAIALATQPKLLLLDEPLAGTSHDESRNITNLLRALKGRITIALIEHDMEAVFALADRVGVLVYGRMIAAGAPADIRANAEVRAAYLGEETHA
- a CDS encoding branched-chain amino acid ABC transporter permease, with product MSLVTEEKAASAASDATLLRRKADVILPILIFGCLLCVPFIARLGSESYVLSLMTRVVILATAAIALDLLIGQAGMISLGHAAYLGIGTYAVGILAAHGITNIAIIVPLALVAGVIFSFATGIIAIRSQGAYFIMITLAFGQMLFFVVTALAQYGGDDGMTLSARSDLFGIEIFKSDRSLYFVAFGFLLAMYLLLRRIVHSHFGRVLAGTRENEVRMQAIGFKPMQYRLCAYVIAGTVTALAGVLLANQANFVSPSTMTWQRSAELMFIVVLGGVGSLHGVILGAAVFLIGEEYLAQWTEHWPIVFGPLLILTVFFARNGLIALFPGSGRRL
- a CDS encoding branched-chain amino acid ABC transporter permease; this translates as MSPTLAAVQLLNGIQLGLILFLIAAGLTLVFGVMDFLNLAHGVQYMIGAYLLATIAAATGSYVVGLLLALPAALLLGLALELLIFRHLYSRSHLDQVLATFGVIIFLSEAVRMIWGVSPISVDIPPALSGAIELFDGLNYPVWRIVIISSGLAVAALLYVVVGHTRLGMLIRAGSTSADMVSALGVNIKLLFRLVFGFGAMLAGFAGAIIAPLLSVEPGMGDNVLILAFVVIVVGGIGSIRGAFIAAILVGIVETLGRSIAVPLLKLMLDPAAASQSGRAVAPMLVYILMAATLAVRPAGLFPVRR
- a CDS encoding ABC transporter substrate-binding protein, which codes for MKIASLWAGVALAVCTGVAGPAAAQEKIKIGLILTLSTPVAANGVQSKNGFDLALKELGGKIGGREVEVFVADDEAKPDVAATKVKGLIDRDKVNFVVGPILSNVLGAIIKPVADSQTILISPNAGSSALAGKSCSPYFFSTSYQNDQVHQISGKVAQSRGYKKMYLMAPNYQAGKDAIAGFKIDYKGEILEENYVPLNTLDFQSELTKIADMKPDAVFVFLAGGMGVNFVKQYTQAGLASRIPVLSSFTVDEATLPAQGEAALGMQAGSNWAPDLKTPQNQKFVDAYVKAYNAVPATYAMQAYDAIMLIDSAVKAVKGDLSNKAALQAALRKADFVSLRGPFKINRNGFPIQDFYLTKVGKRADGKFETQIVEKVFENYADRYVGECPL
- a CDS encoding cupin domain-containing protein, with translation MKITSGVRPANEGIEGKSWNILGQTYVPKQVTESSFTWHATLPPDSFVPRHIHDTQDEFIYLIEGNLEFVIGADEAKGGPGDLVSLPKGIPHSIHNRSGKTVKCVFWVSPTRMLYDYFGKISGLTDPAEVERLAGEHEVPFVK